CACCATTTAAAATCTTCTTTAAATTTTTTAATGAAAGATAATCCAAAGTTGTTGCTCCTATTGCCTTTCTAATTTCTTCAACAGTCATATAACTTCCCATTAATTTATTGTTAGGATCTATATTTACTCCAAAATATGATTCTTCTACAACAACAGGAGAGGCTGATCTAAAATGAACTTCTTTTGCTCCTGCCTCAAATAAAATATCTATCAATTTTTTTGAAGTTGTTCCACGAACAATAGAATCATCTATAACAACAACTCTTTTTCCTTTAATTAATTCTTTAATTGGATTTAATTTAACTCTTACTGCTCTTTCTCTTAGCTCTTGAACAGGAGCAATAAATGTTCTTCCTACATATTTATTTTTTAAAAGTGCTGCTGAATAAGGTATTCCACTTGCTTCTGCATATCCTATCCCTGCTGGAACACCTGAATCAGGAACTCCTATAACAATATCAGCCTCTATTGGATTTTGTTCATATAAACATCTACCTGTTTGATGTCTAAAATCATAAACACTTATTCCATCTATAACACTGTCTGGTCTTCCAAAATAAATATATTCAAATGAGCTTGCTTTTTTTGTACTAGGTTTATATTTTATACTTTCCACTCCATTATCATCTATAACTACCATTTCTCCTGCTTCTATATCTCTTACAAATTCAGCACCAATAGCATCTAATGCACAAGATTCAGAAGCTAAAACATACATATCATCTTTAACTATTTTTCCTAAACATAATGGTCTTAATCCTTCTGGATCACGAACTCCTATAAGTTTATCATTTATTATTATTGCAAGAGCAAAACATCCCTTTAATTTTTCAACAGTTTTTAAAACTGCTTCTTTATATCCATATTTTCCATTTATACTTAAAAGTTTTAATATAATTTCAGTATCTATTGCTGTTTGAAATAATGAACCATTCTTTAATAATTCTTGTTTTAATTCAACTTGATTCGATATATCTCCATTATGAACAAGAGATATATATCCCATAGCAGATTCTCCACCAATAGGTTGACAATTTCTTGCAGAAACTGTATTTTTACTACCATATCTTGTATGTGCTATTAAAATATTTCCAATATATTTTTGAAAATCTTCAACTTTAAAAACATCTGATACAAGCCCAACATTTTTAACAGTTTTTATTCTCACTTCTCCATTAGTGATTGAATCACAAATAGTATATCCTGCCCCTTCTTGCCCTCTATGTTGCAAAGCATACATTCCATAATATGCAATTCCTACTAAATCTTTTCTAACTTTCTTTGAGTGTAAAGCCAATATTCCCATTTTTCTATTAATACTCCTTTTATAGTTTAACTAATTATTTGCTTTCAGTTAATCTTTTAACCACTTCTATGTATGCTTCTTCTATATTTCCTAAATCTCTTCTGAATCTATCTTTATCTAATTTTTCTCCTGTTTTCTTATCCCATAATCTACAAGTATCAGGAGTGATTTCATCAGCAAGTAAAATTTCTCCCTTAGAATTTTTACCAAATTCAATTTTAAAATCTACTAATGTTATTCCTATCTTATCAAATTTTTCTTTTAAAAGATTATTTATTTTTGCAGTTATTTCATAGATTTTTTTTAGTTCATCGTAAGTTGCTATTCCCAAAGCAACTGCATGATGATCATTTATTAAAGGATCTCCGTATTCATCATTTTTATAACAAATTTCAAATATGGTATTGTTTATTTTAGTTCCTTCTTTTATTCCAAGTCTTTTAGCCATAGAACCAGCTATTATATTTCTGACTATAACTTCAAGAGGAAATATTTTTACTCTTTGACATAGTTGATCTCTATCATTTAATTTTTTAACAAAGTGAGTTTTTATACCATGTTCTTCTAACATATTAAATATTAAAGTTGTTATTTCATTATTCATTATTCCTTTATTGTGGATAGTTCCTTTTTTTGCTCCATTTCCTGCTGTTGCATCATCTTTATAGTGAACAATAACTAAATCCTTATCATCAGTTTCATATAATTGTTTTGCCTTACCTTCATAAATAAATTTACCTTTTTCCATCTTCATTCCTCCTAGTTTTTAATAAAAATATTCATTTTAATTGATTGTATAAAGAAAATAAATGAGTTACAAATTGACAAAATTTTCTTTGAAGACAAAAATATATTAGCCTTAATAAGACTAATGCGACGTCCATTAATGTTGAAAGAGCCTTTGTGGAGCTCGAGAAACATTAATGGCTGTCAGGTAGTCGCTATATAATACTAAATTATTAAAATATTACTATTTCAAAGAAAATTATTATATAAATATTAATGAATTATTTTCTTTATATAGCCTATAATTCCACATGTATATTTTTTTTGAAATCTTCTTTCATTTCTTTTCTAAATTCCAAAAGTTTTGTTTTTAATTCTTTGTTTCCAACTGCCAGTATTTCTACTGCTAACATTCCTGCATTATATGAATTATTTATCCCTACTGTTGCAACAGGAATTGATTTAGGCATTTGTACTATTGAGAACAGTGCATCTAAACCTTCAACTGCTGCCTTAATAGGTACTCCTATCACAGGTAAAATTGTTTTTGAAGCAATTACCCCTGGTAAATGTGCTGCAAGTCCTGCACCTGCAATAATAACTCCATAGTCTTCTTTCTCAAATTTTTCTAATGTTTCCTCTAAAAGTTCTGGAACTCTATGTGCAGATAAAATATGTGCAGAATATTCTATTCCAAACTTTTTTAAACAGTCTGCTGCTCCTTTCATCACATCAACATCTGACTTACTTCCAAATATAATTCCTACTTTCATTTTTCCTCCGTTTATTTAAAGTATTTAATTCCATTTAATATTAAGTTTTGATTTTTATTACCATCTATATTTTTAAATGTATCTCTTGAATATCTTTCTGAGTGTCCCATTTTTCCAAAAATTCTACCATCAGGAGATACAATTCCTTCAATAGCAAAGCTAGATCCATTAGGATTAAATCTAAATTCATTTGTAGCTTCTAAATCAAAGTTTACATATTGAGTTGCTATTTGCCCATTTTCAAATAGTTGTTTTATCACTTCATCACTGGCATAGAATCTTCCTTCTCCATGTGATACTGGAATATCAAATGTTTCACCTACTTCAAAAGATGATAACCAAGGAGAATTATTTGTAACTATTTTTGTTTTTACTATTTGAGAAATATGTCTACCTATTTTATTAAATGTAAGAGTAGGAGAATTTTCATGAACATTTCCAATTTCTCCATAAGGTAATAATCCAGATTTTACTAAGGCTTGGAAACCGTTACATACACCTAAAATAAGTCCATCTCTATCTAAGAAAGCCTTTATTTCATCCATAAGTTTTGGATTCTGTAAAACTGCTGCCATA
This Fusobacterium animalis 7_1 DNA region includes the following protein-coding sequences:
- the purF gene encoding amidophosphoribosyltransferase, which translates into the protein MGILALHSKKVRKDLVGIAYYGMYALQHRGQEGAGYTICDSITNGEVRIKTVKNVGLVSDVFKVEDFQKYIGNILIAHTRYGSKNTVSARNCQPIGGESAMGYISLVHNGDISNQVELKQELLKNGSLFQTAIDTEIILKLLSINGKYGYKEAVLKTVEKLKGCFALAIIINDKLIGVRDPEGLRPLCLGKIVKDDMYVLASESCALDAIGAEFVRDIEAGEMVVIDDNGVESIKYKPSTKKASSFEYIYFGRPDSVIDGISVYDFRHQTGRCLYEQNPIEADIVIGVPDSGVPAGIGYAEASGIPYSAALLKNKYVGRTFIAPVQELRERAVRVKLNPIKELIKGKRVVVIDDSIVRGTTSKKLIDILFEAGAKEVHFRSASPVVVEESYFGVNIDPNNKLMGSYMTVEEIRKAIGATTLDYLSLKNLKKILNGGEDFYMGCFKEDSN
- the purC gene encoding phosphoribosylaminoimidazolesuccinocarboxamide synthase; translated protein: MEKGKFIYEGKAKQLYETDDKDLVIVHYKDDATAGNGAKKGTIHNKGIMNNEITTLIFNMLEEHGIKTHFVKKLNDRDQLCQRVKIFPLEVIVRNIIAGSMAKRLGIKEGTKINNTIFEICYKNDEYGDPLINDHHAVALGIATYDELKKIYEITAKINNLLKEKFDKIGITLVDFKIEFGKNSKGEILLADEITPDTCRLWDKKTGEKLDKDRFRRDLGNIEEAYIEVVKRLTESK
- the purE gene encoding 5-(carboxyamino)imidazole ribonucleotide mutase, whose translation is MKVGIIFGSKSDVDVMKGAADCLKKFGIEYSAHILSAHRVPELLEETLEKFEKEDYGVIIAGAGLAAHLPGVIASKTILPVIGVPIKAAVEGLDALFSIVQMPKSIPVATVGINNSYNAGMLAVEILAVGNKELKTKLLEFRKEMKEDFKKNIHVEL